A window of Elusimicrobiota bacterium contains these coding sequences:
- a CDS encoding PD-(D/E)XK nuclease family protein, producing the protein MWGWNGKSDKRLPALASDLAETEAIDGPLAPGTSERINLILCALNDGQVLPSHQIIIRDHPSAWPKAWHPLLGRLTIAQSQFSLTPTAGKNTALHSIQERLGGKDINTKPDESLMWWRAASDTAAADAVATLLAANGSRTATTAILCEDPVLASLLDDRLRQRGVPAVGSSIKSSSHPILQVLPLSIGLIWDPVDPAILLDMLTLPKSPFGSAADGLAKAVAEQPGIGGELWNKVVNGLKTDGKTKALDKIAQWLPVAGATREKPLPQKAIIERCGLVSRWAMGMAAFLSKSDFHDPLVSAFEQLANQSRVLSALAGATPALLTEAHLERLLTAAQEGGATLVEKVPEAGGPTLLRNLANLPDHCEWLIWLGTTGGQHAPSSWSVSEREALRSCGIAIESAELALTAERLAERAALCHLKGGLLAIELESHSDMDTHPLWVEASAGLPHDAWQPLELGLAGPPRDWPTPLAVHKLNLLVQPDPIWHVNPMSLHDIETSSYSEIETRLGCPLKWTFDYAARLNPSRVAGILSEFRLFGTIAHKVLEITFGGPTIPANAGEAEEMAITAFRGLLPTEAAPLALPSAARARQRLEAQFGHAAREFHDLLSRGGYRVVGFEVEPGGKLDGRDFNGRPDCILETGQGVKGIVDLKYAGKKYREWIENGTAVQLAVYAAAVAGDGNGGGLTNTAAAYFIIDSARIFTPASSPIIGSNDQIPGPSIADTWSRIATALSVTTTWLKTGEVPARPRQAPSDWPRGTELALRPNKRENAYELCIHCDHSVLCGKKAIE; encoded by the coding sequence ATGTGGGGATGGAACGGGAAATCCGATAAACGGCTTCCGGCCCTCGCCAGCGATTTGGCTGAAACGGAAGCAATCGACGGACCTCTTGCCCCTGGGACATCGGAGCGAATCAATTTAATTTTATGTGCATTGAACGATGGGCAGGTTCTCCCCTCCCATCAAATTATCATTCGGGACCATCCCTCGGCCTGGCCAAAAGCCTGGCACCCTCTCCTCGGTCGCCTGACAATTGCACAAAGCCAATTCTCTCTGACGCCGACGGCCGGAAAAAATACAGCCCTCCATTCAATCCAAGAAAGGCTTGGAGGGAAAGATATCAACACAAAACCAGATGAATCCCTTATGTGGTGGCGTGCCGCCAGCGATACCGCAGCCGCAGATGCGGTCGCTACTCTATTGGCTGCTAACGGCTCCCGCACGGCGACGACAGCGATTTTATGCGAGGACCCGGTTCTTGCCTCCTTACTAGACGACCGATTGCGCCAGCGTGGTGTCCCTGCTGTGGGAAGTTCGATCAAATCATCCTCCCATCCAATTCTACAGGTCCTTCCCCTTTCCATCGGTCTCATTTGGGATCCCGTTGATCCCGCAATCCTCCTCGACATGCTCACCCTTCCTAAATCCCCCTTTGGTTCGGCAGCCGATGGATTGGCCAAAGCCGTTGCTGAGCAACCGGGCATCGGGGGCGAGCTTTGGAACAAAGTTGTCAACGGCCTGAAAACGGATGGAAAGACAAAAGCACTTGACAAGATTGCTCAATGGCTGCCCGTGGCAGGCGCCACCCGTGAAAAGCCATTACCTCAAAAGGCCATTATCGAGCGGTGCGGACTGGTTTCTCGCTGGGCGATGGGAATGGCTGCGTTTCTTTCCAAATCCGATTTTCATGACCCCCTTGTCTCGGCCTTTGAACAACTCGCCAACCAATCGAGGGTCCTCTCTGCCCTTGCCGGGGCAACTCCCGCACTATTGACTGAAGCGCATCTTGAACGCCTCCTGACTGCCGCCCAAGAGGGAGGGGCCACCTTGGTTGAAAAGGTGCCGGAGGCGGGTGGGCCTACGCTTCTCCGCAATCTCGCAAATTTGCCAGACCATTGCGAGTGGCTAATATGGCTTGGAACCACCGGCGGCCAACATGCCCCCTCTTCTTGGAGCGTCTCCGAGCGCGAAGCCCTGCGTTCCTGTGGCATCGCCATTGAATCCGCAGAGTTAGCCCTCACTGCGGAGAGGCTCGCCGAGCGTGCCGCCCTTTGTCATCTTAAAGGGGGACTCCTTGCTATCGAACTGGAATCGCACTCTGACATGGACACCCATCCGCTTTGGGTCGAGGCCTCCGCCGGATTGCCGCACGATGCATGGCAGCCCCTAGAATTGGGGCTTGCCGGGCCTCCCAGAGATTGGCCTACCCCTTTAGCGGTCCATAAACTTAATCTCTTGGTTCAGCCCGACCCGATCTGGCACGTCAACCCAATGTCTCTCCATGACATCGAAACCAGTTCTTATTCCGAAATTGAAACCCGGCTCGGCTGTCCCCTGAAATGGACCTTCGATTACGCAGCACGCCTGAATCCAAGCCGAGTGGCGGGTATCCTTTCCGAATTCCGTCTCTTTGGAACTATCGCCCACAAGGTTCTTGAAATAACATTCGGGGGGCCAACGATCCCCGCCAACGCAGGAGAGGCGGAAGAGATGGCTATCACCGCATTCAGAGGTCTTTTACCGACAGAAGCCGCGCCTTTAGCCCTTCCAAGCGCAGCACGTGCCCGACAACGTCTAGAAGCCCAGTTTGGCCACGCAGCGCGCGAGTTTCACGATCTGTTGAGCAGGGGGGGCTACCGTGTGGTCGGTTTCGAGGTCGAACCCGGTGGAAAACTCGATGGTCGTGATTTTAATGGCCGGCCCGACTGCATCCTGGAAACCGGGCAGGGAGTTAAGGGAATCGTTGATTTGAAATACGCTGGGAAAAAATACCGGGAATGGATTGAAAATGGGACCGCTGTCCAACTCGCCGTGTACGCAGCTGCCGTCGCGGGGGATGGTAATGGTGGCGGTCTCACAAACACGGCTGCCGCATATTTCATCATCGATTCAGCCCGAATATTTACTCCCGCCAGTTCTCCCATCATTGGGTCCAATGACCAGATTCCTGGTCCATCGATAGCCGATACATGGTCCCGTATTGCAACAGCACTTTCGGTGACGACCACATGGCTAAAGACAGGTGAGGTTCCTGCCCGCCCACGCCAAGCTCCCTCAGACTGGCCTCGGGGCACCGAACTCGCTCTACGCCCCAACAAGCGTGAAAACGCCTATGAACTCTGTATCCATTGCGACCATTCCGTTCTTTGCGGAAAGAAGGCAATCGAATGA